The genome window tcgtgaaagaaataaaaaatatgatgcgagattttaaggcaagtatggtaaagcgacaaggttttaggaaaacAGGagcaaggataagaaagggcgagtgagaaggtgacgagaatggataagtcctctgGATTAAGCCCgtaaaaacaagagagctgatggtttctataagttatagaaagctcagtatagcctgaatgaactcaaagaagtctaagactaatggcatttagaagagatggaatgccgcCCTGATAGTGcaatgagggtgtaattatgatagataaaggatgacgattgggccttcgattgagtaatgatttgaagaggatttcatgaattgtacgggattaaaatacccacgtaagtgaatcacattgggatgctacaaAATACGGTTATTTAAGAACATtatcgccgctaagtggatcaggaaaatcacttcaaatattcctcgatgcaacgtaatcCCTAGTgacaaggtattacgtaagaagtttcaagttattcgtggtatattgtagaaaaatattgagttgaatcaataatggatggacaaaagtcacaaagtatgagatgagattaggccgccattcttaagatgaatagtaatgaggaagcattaaagaacttagatttatacatatgggataagcaacgaaagtaacctggagtttggtagcagacctcagtaatgataaatcgaagtaagagttatggtatagtatgacctacctagatgcagtaaagtcatacgaatggataaccgggtctatgaaataagatatagcaatattcgaaaattcaacaaagtaccgagaaGAGAACTTCAGtgtacttatagatgcccagagggacatcttatcaagctatGTATATGTTTaaaaagtgaggcctagagattggataAAAGCCGGAgggaaaagaagagaagaatcgcataggcgcacttacaaggtcagagtcatacaagctgcatgatagaaggtaacaacagttacgagattggaaggattccgaccacaagtcgtagTATGAGAAAGAGGTCTAAAGGGGGGGATGCCCTAGACTTTGGGATTATTCACAGAACTATTTcctagatggcaagaagagtactaaagtattcagaagacataagttatgaaaatgataagtgcatcagtcaacatttgaggacgaatgttccaaaaggaggaatgatgttacaccccatgttttcgtacgtaaaagtacgccataagtaaattgatgaaagctcggaaatgagatattacatcccgcattttcgtacgttaaagtttggtcgtaagttaattgacgtaagttcgtgaatgggattattttgagattataagcattatgctatttcaaacaagtgataagtaaattcgtgaaggtgagagggtaagcaaatcgaaggaaatgagtttcgtctaagtttgacattttgggataaaatacggcccgagctaaaatacccggtatttatggactaataccatacaaggtaccatatggccatgatagtaaggtgtataaggtgtgttaaaagtgagtagtattataagtaatttgagataattcttaattatgcaggtaattaattaattattagattagtgagggattaataatttaattaaggaaaagggGGTGAATTATTTGGATAAGATTAAGGGCcaccaacgtggcagcccatgaGTTGGATAAAAGACCTAAAATATGACTCTTAAATTAGGTTAAAAAGTGTCTTAAGTTGGACATTGTTTGGCCTAGTCATACTTATCAAAGTAGGGCCCACACCACCAAGACATGCAGACTTCTCTAAGTCACAAAATGTAAACACTTATATCTTTTAAGTGATGGATGAGTTTCAGCAAGAATATCCATAAAAGATAGTGATCTAATTCACACAGAATGGAGATGCTTGCATCAAAATCTCCAAGAATCGGATCTTCAACAAAGGAATTAGTATGAAGTTAgactgcgtaatagcaacgggatttgcaattataagagagcacggtacaatctttctcaagaatatcatacagatttttcaaTACTTCAATCCGTCGTCATGTGTTTTCGCACAAGACGTGTGTTAAagggattatcaagagaatcggctcaggtatgttaagactatcccttctttctttttagcATGCTccaaataatataaatgaaactagcaaaatacgcaacttttataaatgactctattcatagaaatactaggggtgtctatattcttgattccccatgtgaattattattatatcttctattcatgggtctcagaaaaatacgtaattgataaagtttatccgaaaagcatattgatttttatgacatttcgagaaatcttattaatgtaatttttatgcatttcatgaatttatacatatacattgacccatgaccagatggcgttatatacgcatatattatatgtatatgggatatggaaaaaggttatggcgttatatacgcaccaccacctgatcagttggtatacgttgatatttGCCctcagtggccgagatgatatgatgggatgccctcagaggtttgatgatgttatgaacgcatatacccatgcatggtatgacatttatacgcatatgcatgaaatTACAAGTATTAAAtgtttcacagagctattcagacatatacgtcgagtcttttactccatgtttttctcatgtctattgtttactgattttcatcccttacatactcgatacattatttgcaCTGATGTCCCTTtgtctggggacgctgcgtttcatgctcgcaggtcccgatagacaggtcgagagtcctccaagtaggttatcagcttagcggaagatgttggtgcgctccatttgcttcggagttgcttgtttggtcagtatgatttagacgtgtattgtttggtatggcggggctctgtcccgacctttatgataattatgtattcttagaggcttgtagacagatgtcatatatacggatacttgtacggccttatcggcctatgttttaagtatataatggatcacattggtcttataggctcgtatgtcttatgtataagttagtatttcatgttgtattcaaCTTATCTCACAGCAACATCTCCGGCTTAGTTATCTATAATAGTATGATATGAagagatacattatgttggtactcagttgagtaaggtaccgggtgcccttcgcggcccatcggtctgggtcgtgacataaagacATCAATGAAGAgtagaaagtatttacttttaccaaaggaagGTGGATTGATTTGCCCATACACATCAATGTGAACAAGTTAGAGCGGTTTGGTTGATCTTAACATGGACTCCTttggaaaactcctccttgcatgttttccaagaagacaagcttcacacaattgattgggatggttGATTGATAGTATCCCACGCACCATattcttttctcccattgatttgagcgCTTTAAAATACAAGTTCCCAAATCGCATGTGCCAAtaccatgattcatcttgcacattgGCCTTCAAATACTTTGAATCAATTGTTTTTAGATTTAGAGAAAATAATCTATTTTTtccatatgcactttagcaattagaattccacctgaatctctaagccaaagatgcatatttttcatgtggatgtcatattccttttcaagaagttggccaaactcaaaatattacttttaaattttggcacataataaacatcttgaattatcTTGTGACTATCATCTTTACATGAGATCAGAATCGTACCTATCCcttcgatttgaatctttgaggcatctccaaaggacacattaTCTCTCACCGTGTTATTGATCTCCACAAATTTCTCTTTGCTTTcacacatatgattgcttgctccattgtccaaataccacgagTTGCAATCATCCTTGTCTTCTTTCTTGAGTGCCATCAACAACGTTGACTCATATTCTTCTTTCTTATTgtcaacaaggttagctttttTCTCAATATTGCTAcgacattcccaagagtaatagccaaatttatgacaattataataCTTAATTTTTGTTTTGTCATACCTTTgtctattattttcttggtagtagccacGTCTTCTTCCTCCTCTATGTCCACGACCACAACCTCTGAATATctggtggattttaacttcattattgaagttgttaccgttacttcttcctcttccatgactgCCACGGCCTCGTCCCCGTCCATTCCCTCGATAgctcttttcacctccataatccttCAAGGATAcctgagttttaagaagttgctccaatGGCACTTCTTGTCTCATTTTGATCTTTTCTTCGTGTGCCTGTAAAGAGCCCTCCAAGTGCTCTACGatcatagagtctaaatctttagactcctcaatagcacacaccacaaaatcaaatttaggtgttaaagtgcgaagAATATTTTCTACCACACGGACATCTTCTTTGTCCTCCCCATATCTTTTTAGTTGATTTACAAcagccttcacttttgaacaataatccgaaatgcattcggattctttcatttttaaaacttcaaaatcagcccttagagtttaaagttttaccttcctcaccttgtcaactccttgaagaaaattttataaaatctctcaagcttcctttgaggtggtagcatctgccaccttctcaaacatggcatcatccaaacattggtggattagcgtgagggcttgttgatccttcttcctcGTCTTTGCGAAGAtctctttttcattttgaggTAGAGTTTCCTTATTATCGGGTTTTGCATACCCTCTGTCTACAATTTCCCATATATCTTGAGAGCCAAGAATGGCTTTCATACATAGAtaccatttctcataattattTTTTGTGAGACGGGGATACTGAAAAGACAGCATACCATTATTtgccatggctctgataccacgttgttggaaaaaataataatcccgcccagaaataatattcacgaaaaataataataacacaagagagtaacaataacaccaaatcttttaacggggtaaaatacaatacccgagtaGAGCAATATTACcattataatattacaacttagtagtgtcaagagactactacaacttcgaaagaaataatactctttattttaaaatacctcACTATAATAATATtgtcactcactatttatctcacagacaacAATCTGTAGATTACTCTCActgatttatttttttcttagcttctctttgtttttggtgtatttaatAAAGAGGAAAGCATCTCTATTTATAGGTAAAGTTGTCAACCTCTCAGCTAATTAAATTGATTGGTTCTTTGCAATTTGCATTGTCCACACATTATTTTGGTTGCAATTTGCAACCTTTTTCCAGCCGCCCTCGTTGGCAACTTGcttatcttttctttctttttaatttggGGTTGGTCCCACATCAATGCCAGACTCACCCATATTGGACTCTATGATAGATTGTTCACACTTTAGTTGGCAGGTTTGGGCGTGCGGGAGGTTCTGAAATCCCACATCGAAGATAAATGAATTTCTTGGACTTGTTATATGGCTCAAGCATTTCTCGCTATTTGAGTTAGTTGTTAGGCCAAGGTCCATTCTTATTctaattcaatttggttttgaCAGGTGTTAAAACTACAAAAAATCAaagattcttcttctttttatataATTCTTATGTAGATGAATGTGAATCCACTTTCGTCTTTCTACGGAACCAATCTTCTCATTTACGATCAACATTTTTTGGAGTCCTTCTTGAACGAATATATTTCTATGAAAAAATAGAACGTCTTATAGAAGTTTTTGCTAAGGATTTTCAGGTTACCCTATGGTTATTCAAGGATCCTTTCATGCATTATGTTAGGTATCAAGGAAAATCAATTCTGGCTTCAAAAGGGACGTTTCTTTTGATGAATAAATGAAAATTTTACCTTGTTAATTTTTGGCAATATCATTTTTCTCTGTGTTTTCACACAGGAAGGATCCATATAAACTAATTATCCAATCATTCCCGTGATTTTATGGGCTATCTTTCAAGTATGCGACTAAATCCTTCAATGGTACGTAATCAAATGTTAGAACATCTCTAATCATTTATGCAATTAAGAAGTTCGATACCCTTATTCTAATTATTCCTTTGATTGGATCATTAGCTAAAGCAAACTTTTGTACCGTATTAGGGCATCCCATTAGTAAACCAGTTGTAAAAGAAGGGACTCCCATTTAGAAATTTAACTAAGGAAACTTCTGGTTATTAATTTCCTCATTTCAAGTTTGACCTGTGATATTTTAAATGACCGCTAACAAGTAACAATGACGAATTAATTAAACCTTTGCTAAGAATTCTGGGTGTCATAGTTGCTTGTATATTTCGTCACTAAGATATAAATTGATGGACCCATCTTTTTTAGAAATAG of Nicotiana tomentosiformis chromosome 7, ASM39032v3, whole genome shotgun sequence contains these proteins:
- the LOC138895343 gene encoding uncharacterized protein, coding for MKESECISDYCSKVKAVVNQLKRYGEDKEDVRVVENILRTLTPKFDFVVCAIEESKDLDSMIVEHLEGSLQAHEEKIKMRQEVPLEQLLKTQVSLKDYGGEKSYRGNGRGRGRGSHGRGRSNGNNFNNEVKIHQIFRGCGRGHRGGRRRGYYQENNRQRYDKTKIKYYNCHKFGYYSWECRSNIEKKANLVDNKKEEYESTLLMALKKEDKDDCNSWYLDNGASNHMCESKEKFVEINNTVRDNVSFGDASKIQIEGIGRAKLDDRSVKHVFVGYDMSSKGYQLYNPSSGKIVVSRDVEFDEELAWNWEAQEETSYDFLPYFGDEEEPETMELVQDTTLPPSPTTVAFPSSQQSSNEQPQRTRSIQELYDGTKEVTKFDFLYYIFADSEPMNFDKAVTDKRWRQAMEEDIESIEKNNTWELTTLPKGHRAIRIKRVYKVKKNIDGDMERYKARLVAKGYKKRQGIDYEEVYAPVACMETIRLLISLAAQMNWKIHQLDVKSTFLNGYLEEEVYVE